In Desulfofundulus kuznetsovii DSM 6115, the following are encoded in one genomic region:
- a CDS encoding Rpn family recombination-promoting nuclease/putative transposase produces MPDKRQPHHTHDRGYRELLSSKRAFLELLKTFVHEEWAKDIDENSLVRVEKSYILQDFSEKEADIVYRLKAKGNDVIFYVLLELQSTVDYLMPFRLLLYMVEIWRDIYHNTPEKERRRKGFRLPAIVPAVLYNGRRSWTACRSFREYQAGHERFPGYLLDFSYILFDVVRYSEEDLYGAANVVSSVFYLDQTVDPLELVVRLRKLTGVLKGMTPEQFRQVTVWLKNVIKRKLPVHLREEVERVLEENDPREVEKMITNIERALDEMKRQAVMEGVLRGKAEGRAEGEAIGEARGKVEKAQDAICKYLRRRFGDASAGLQQKVREMASLEVLDGVMEELFAANTLEEARAIIRDGIERFMQ; encoded by the coding sequence GTGCCGGACAAAAGACAGCCCCACCACACCCACGACAGAGGATACAGGGAGCTTCTCTCCAGCAAGCGGGCGTTTCTGGAATTGCTCAAGACCTTTGTGCATGAGGAATGGGCGAAAGACATAGACGAAAACAGCCTGGTACGGGTGGAGAAGTCCTACATCCTGCAGGACTTCAGCGAGAAAGAAGCGGACATCGTCTACCGTCTGAAAGCGAAAGGGAACGACGTGATATTCTACGTTCTGCTGGAGCTGCAGTCAACGGTGGACTACCTGATGCCCTTCCGGCTGCTGCTGTACATGGTGGAGATATGGCGGGACATTTACCACAACACGCCGGAGAAGGAGCGGAGGCGCAAGGGATTCAGGCTGCCGGCCATCGTTCCCGCCGTCCTCTACAACGGCAGGAGGAGCTGGACGGCCTGCAGGAGCTTCAGGGAATACCAGGCGGGGCACGAGCGGTTCCCCGGTTACCTGCTGGACTTCTCCTACATCCTTTTCGACGTCGTGCGCTACAGCGAAGAGGACCTGTACGGGGCGGCCAACGTGGTGTCCAGCGTGTTTTACCTGGACCAGACCGTGGATCCCCTGGAGCTGGTAGTCCGGCTCAGGAAGCTCACCGGCGTACTGAAAGGGATGACTCCGGAGCAGTTTCGTCAGGTGACGGTGTGGCTGAAGAACGTCATCAAGCGCAAATTGCCGGTACACCTGCGAGAAGAGGTGGAACGCGTGCTGGAGGAAAACGATCCCCGGGAGGTGGAAAAGATGATCACCAACATAGAACGGGCACTGGATGAGATGAAGAGGCAAGCTGTGATGGAAGGCGTTTTGAGAGGGAAGGCCGAAGGCAGGGCTGAAGGCGAGGCCATCGGCGAAGCCAGGGGCAAAGTTGAGAAAGCACAGGACGCCATCTGCAAGTACCTCAGGAGGAGGTTTGGTGATGCATCTGCCGGCCTGCAGCAGAAAGTCCGGGAGATGGCCAGCCTGGAAGTGCTGGACGGCGTAATGGAGGAACTGTTTGCCGCCAACACCCTGGAAGAGGCGCGGGCCATCATCAGAGACGGTATTGAGAGGTTTATGCAGTAA
- a CDS encoding Rpn family recombination-promoting nuclease/putative transposase, whose protein sequence is MPDKRQPHHSHDKGYRELLSSKRAFLELLKTFVREEWAKDIDEDSLVRVEKSYILQDFSEKEADIVYRLKTKGNDVIFYVLLELQSTVDYLMPFRLLLYMVEIWRDIYNNTPEKERRRKGFRLPAIVPAVLYNGRRSWTACRSFREYQAGHERFSGYLLDFSYILFDVVRYSEEDLYGAANVVSSVFYLDQTVDPLELVVRLRKLAGVLKGMTPEQFRQVTVWLKNVIKRKLPVHLREEVERVLEENDPREVEKMITNIERALDEMKRQAVMEGVLRGKAEGRAEGEARGKVEKAQDAICKYLRRRFGDASAGLQQKVREMASLEVLDGVMEELFAANTLEEAQAIIRDGMERFMQ, encoded by the coding sequence GTGCCGGACAAAAGACAGCCCCACCATTCCCACGACAAAGGATACAGGGAGCTTCTCTCCAGCAAGCGGGCGTTTCTGGAATTGCTCAAGACCTTTGTCCGTGAGGAATGGGCGAAAGACATAGACGAAGACAGTCTGGTGCGGGTGGAGAAGTCCTACATCCTGCAGGACTTCAGCGAGAAAGAAGCGGATATCGTCTACCGTCTGAAGACGAAAGGTAACGACGTAATATTCTACGTCCTGCTGGAGCTGCAGTCAACGGTGGACTACCTGATGCCCTTCCGGCTGCTGCTGTACATGGTGGAGATATGGCGGGACATTTATAACAACACGCCGGAGAAGGAGCGGAGGCGCAAGGGATTCAGGCTGCCGGCCATCGTTCCCGCCGTCCTCTACAACGGCAGGAGAAGCTGGACGGCCTGCAGGAGCTTCAGGGAATACCAGGCGGGGCACGAGCGGTTCTCCGGTTACCTGCTGGACTTCTCCTACATCCTTTTCGACGTCGTCCGCTACAGCGAAGAGGACCTGTACGGGGCGGCCAACGTGGTGTCCAGCGTGTTTTACCTGGACCAGACCGTGGATCCCCTGGAGCTGGTAGTCCGGCTCAGGAAGCTCGCCGGCGTACTGAAAGGGATGACTCCGGAGCAGTTTCGTCAAGTGACGGTGTGGCTGAAGAACGTCATCAAGCGCAAATTGCCGGTACACCTGCGAGAAGAGGTGGAACGCGTGCTGGAGGAAAACGATCCCCGGGAGGTGGAAAAGATGATCACCAACATAGAACGGGCACTGGATGAGATGAAGAGGCAAGCTGTGATGGAAGGCGTTTTGAGAGGGAAGGCCGAAGGCAGGGCTGAAGGCGAGGCCAGGGGCAAGGTTGAGAAAGCACAGGACGCCATCTGCAAGTACCTCAGGAGGAGGTTTGGTGATGCATCTGCCGGCCTGCAGCAGAAAGTCCGGGAGATGGCCAGCCTGGAAGTGCTGGACGGCGTGATGGAGGAACTGTTTGCCGCCAACACCCTGGAAGAGGCGCAGGCCATCATCAGGGACGGCATGGAGAGGTTTATGCAGTGA
- a CDS encoding IS1634 family transposase — MYARTKTFTNKDGSKRTYVQIVEAVREHGKVRQKVVANLGRIDELQKGSLDRLIASLAKFSKTKWIQAEADKLMVHSAKEWGLDLIFRHLWEQLGLDFILKRHFSQAYTCSQLAEAVYAMVLNRISDPLSKRGVNEWLKEVYRPSFDQLELHHLYRALDFLAEYKERIELDLFDSTRNLFDLEVDMIFWDTTSTYFEGRGPEELGRYGHSKDHRPDRIQVMVGVVMTRAGIPIAHEVFPGNTADVNTFSQIIADVRERFQLTRVVFVGDRGMVSQDILEHLDKNHIEYIVGMRMRKVKDVGEVLKTGGRYRTVKGNLKVKEVWYDADRYIVCHNPVQAEHDKKAREEMCRKLEEQLKNGGIKSLVGNRGYRRYLLLNKDAVVGIDQEALREEARYDGKYVLRTNSQLSTEEVALAYKDLWRVERAFREMKSSLDLRPVYHWKDSRVRGHIMVCFLALVLESALQRKLAEKEVELEYVYLLRDLQQLKAVELSIGEDKYLCRTELVGNAYEAFRALGIRPPLKVAEIKNDGNGTCKQSARTSDDYHTPSLL; from the coding sequence ATGTATGCCAGAACAAAAACTTTCACCAACAAGGACGGCTCAAAAAGAACTTATGTCCAGATAGTCGAAGCCGTCAGGGAGCACGGCAAAGTGCGCCAGAAAGTGGTGGCCAACCTGGGCCGCATCGACGAACTTCAGAAAGGCAGCCTTGACCGGCTCATTGCCAGCCTGGCTAAATTCTCAAAAACGAAATGGATACAGGCCGAAGCTGATAAACTGATGGTTCACAGTGCCAAGGAATGGGGGTTGGATTTAATTTTCCGGCATCTGTGGGAACAACTTGGCCTGGACTTTATCCTGAAACGCCATTTCTCCCAGGCATACACCTGCAGCCAACTGGCTGAGGCCGTCTACGCCATGGTGCTGAACCGGATCAGCGACCCGCTTTCCAAACGGGGCGTTAATGAATGGCTCAAAGAAGTTTACCGGCCGTCCTTTGACCAGCTGGAACTGCACCATCTTTACCGTGCCCTTGATTTTCTGGCCGAATATAAAGAGAGGATAGAACTGGACCTTTTTGACAGCACCAGAAACCTGTTCGACCTGGAAGTGGACATGATTTTCTGGGACACCACATCCACATACTTTGAAGGCAGAGGGCCAGAGGAATTGGGTCGTTACGGCCACTCCAAAGATCATCGACCGGACAGAATCCAGGTAATGGTCGGCGTGGTAATGACCCGTGCCGGCATACCTATAGCCCATGAGGTTTTTCCCGGCAATACAGCTGATGTCAACACATTCAGTCAAATCATTGCCGACGTCCGCGAACGGTTTCAACTGACCCGGGTCGTCTTTGTAGGCGACCGGGGCATGGTCAGCCAGGATATTCTGGAACATTTGGACAAAAATCACATCGAATATATTGTGGGTATGCGCATGCGTAAAGTCAAAGACGTCGGCGAAGTACTCAAAACAGGCGGCAGGTACCGGACCGTCAAAGGAAACCTGAAAGTAAAAGAAGTCTGGTACGATGCTGACCGGTACATCGTTTGCCATAATCCCGTCCAGGCCGAACACGACAAAAAGGCCCGGGAGGAAATGTGCCGGAAGCTGGAAGAACAGCTTAAAAACGGCGGAATCAAATCGCTGGTGGGCAACCGTGGTTACCGCCGGTATCTATTGCTTAACAAAGACGCCGTGGTGGGTATAGATCAGGAAGCCCTGAGAGAAGAAGCCCGGTATGATGGCAAGTACGTCCTGCGTACCAACTCTCAACTCAGTACCGAAGAAGTGGCCCTGGCCTATAAAGACCTCTGGCGTGTAGAGCGGGCCTTCCGGGAAATGAAATCCAGTCTGGACCTGCGCCCGGTCTACCACTGGAAAGACAGCCGTGTCCGGGGACACATCATGGTCTGTTTCCTGGCCCTGGTCCTGGAATCGGCCTTACAGAGAAAACTGGCAGAAAAAGAAGTTGAACTGGAGTACGTTTACCTGCTCAGGGACCTGCAACAGTTAAAAGCAGTGGAACTCAGTATTGGGGAAGACAAGTACCTATGCCGCACGGAACTGGTGGGCAACGCATATGAAGCATTCAGAGCACTGGGAATCCGGCCACCCCTAAAGGTAGCTGAAATCAAAAACGACGGTAACGGCACTTGCAAACAAAGTGCTCGGACTTCCGATGATTACCACACACCCTCATTATTGTAA
- a CDS encoding Rpn family recombination-promoting nuclease/putative transposase: MFGSEEGKEALLSFLNAVLKLPSGRELTGVELLDREIDPRYLLDRGARLDVLARTKEGTLINIEVQVTNQYNIDKRTMYYWAGLYHGQLTSGQKFADLRKTVTINILAFDWFRGDGRYHRAFHVRDDESGELLCDDLEIHFLELEKIKTIKRRPKDALEAWMMYLSNLEGEEMEAIAMENPGIRKALTIEKAFWQSKKERRLYELREKAMRDEISALAGARAEGEAKGKVTMAQEAICKYLDARFGEASRDLQERVRQIDRLEALDKIINRIYTAGSLEEAGSVIDIAVK; encoded by the coding sequence ATCTTCGGGTCGGAAGAAGGGAAAGAGGCGCTGCTGAGTTTTCTCAACGCGGTACTGAAGTTACCGTCCGGCCGGGAACTGACCGGCGTGGAACTGCTGGACCGGGAGATAGACCCAAGATACCTGCTGGACCGCGGCGCCAGGCTGGACGTCCTGGCCCGTACGAAAGAAGGCACGCTCATCAACATCGAAGTCCAGGTGACCAACCAGTACAACATTGACAAGCGGACCATGTACTACTGGGCGGGGCTGTACCACGGGCAGCTGACCAGCGGTCAGAAGTTCGCCGACCTTCGCAAAACCGTGACCATAAACATTCTGGCCTTTGACTGGTTCCGGGGTGACGGGCGGTACCACCGGGCCTTCCACGTGCGGGACGATGAGAGCGGTGAGCTGTTGTGCGACGATCTGGAGATCCACTTTCTGGAGCTGGAGAAGATAAAGACGATCAAACGCAGGCCGAAGGATGCGCTGGAGGCGTGGATGATGTACCTGAGCAACCTGGAAGGAGAAGAGATGGAGGCGATAGCCATGGAGAACCCGGGGATCAGGAAAGCGTTGACCATCGAGAAAGCCTTCTGGCAGAGCAAGAAGGAACGCAGGCTCTACGAGCTGAGGGAGAAGGCCATGCGGGATGAGATTTCCGCCCTGGCCGGCGCCAGAGCCGAGGGCGAGGCCAAGGGCAAAGTCACGATGGCCCAGGAAGCCATCTGCAAGTACCTTGACGCCAGGTTTGGGGAGGCCTCACGGGACCTGCAGGAGCGGGTCAGGCAGATCGACAGGCTGGAGGCCCTGGACAAGATCATCAACAGGATTTACACCGCCGGCTCGCTGGAAGAGGCGGGTTCCGTGATCGACATTGCCGTGAAGTAA
- a CDS encoding DUF4351 domain-containing protein, which produces MEKMITNLEITLEEMQQQAEMRGLIKGRAEGEAIGEARGKVEKAQDAICKYLRRRFGDASAGLQRKVREMTSLEVLDGVMEELFAANTLEEAQAIIRDGMERFMQ; this is translated from the coding sequence GTGGAAAAGATGATTACGAACCTGGAAATAACCCTTGAAGAGATGCAGCAGCAGGCAGAAATGCGCGGGTTAATTAAAGGCAGGGCTGAAGGCGAGGCTATCGGCGAGGCGAGGGGCAAGGTTGAGAAAGCACAGGACGCCATCTGCAAATACCTCAGGAGGAGGTTCGGCGATGCATCCGCCGGCCTGCAGCGGAAGGTCCGGGAGATGACCAGTCTGGAAGTGCTGGACGGCGTGATGGAGGAACTGTTTGCCGCCAACACCCTGGAAGAGGCGCAGGCCATCATCCGGGACGGCATGGAGAGGTTTATGCAGTGA
- a CDS encoding fumarylacetoacetate hydrolase family protein, with product MRIGRFHHRGEIFYGIVEGDTVLPVADPFQSLEPVSGRQFALPELDLLAPCLPTKAVCVGLNYRDHALELGMALPEEPVLFLKPSTAVIGPGEPIVYPAMSHQVDYEAELAVVIGKKARQVREEEAAGYILGYTCANDVTARDLQKKDGQWTRAKSFDTFLPLGPYIVTGVDPGDREVSLYLNGERKQHSSTSQLIFPVYRLVSFISRIMTLLPGDVILTGTPAGVGPVQPGDTVEVVVSGIGRLANVIVPGT from the coding sequence TTGCGTATTGGCCGTTTTCATCACAGGGGAGAAATTTTCTACGGCATAGTTGAAGGTGACACGGTTCTACCGGTGGCCGATCCCTTTCAATCTTTGGAACCGGTATCCGGGCGGCAGTTCGCCCTGCCGGAGCTGGACCTGCTGGCTCCCTGCCTGCCCACCAAGGCGGTGTGTGTGGGGCTCAATTACCGGGACCACGCCCTGGAGCTGGGTATGGCCCTCCCGGAAGAGCCGGTCCTGTTCCTGAAGCCGTCCACCGCCGTGATCGGCCCCGGGGAACCCATTGTTTACCCGGCCATGAGCCATCAGGTGGACTACGAGGCCGAGCTGGCGGTGGTGATCGGGAAAAAGGCGCGGCAGGTGCGGGAGGAAGAAGCGGCCGGGTACATACTGGGCTATACCTGTGCCAATGACGTTACCGCCCGGGACCTGCAGAAAAAGGACGGGCAGTGGACCCGGGCCAAGTCGTTTGATACCTTCCTGCCCCTGGGTCCCTACATCGTCACCGGCGTTGACCCGGGGGACAGGGAAGTTTCGCTCTACCTCAACGGGGAGCGAAAACAGCACTCCTCCACGTCCCAGCTGATCTTTCCGGTATACCGGCTGGTCAGCTTTATCTCCCGCATCATGACCCTTTTGCCCGGCGATGTCATCCTTACCGGCACGCCTGCGGGGGTGGGGCCGGTACAGCCGGGGGACACGGTAGAGGTGGTTGTATCCGGCATCGGCCGGCTGGCAAACGTAATAGTGCCGGGCACTTAA
- a CDS encoding DUF6125 family protein, giving the protein MSNQFSELTREELLVVLGDFARRWLAHDGLWFQAVEREHGMDAAIRADAAAWEQFTVNEARRIMKLHGIPENGGIPALKKALGYRMYALLNRQEIVDVNENRIIFRMNDCRVQSARKRKNLPDFPCKTVGLVEYAGFARAIDPRIKTRCICCPPDEHPEEYYCAWEFWID; this is encoded by the coding sequence ATGTCCAACCAGTTTTCCGAGCTTACCAGGGAAGAATTGCTGGTCGTGTTAGGGGACTTTGCCAGGCGCTGGCTGGCCCACGATGGTCTTTGGTTCCAGGCCGTGGAGCGGGAGCATGGTATGGATGCGGCAATCAGGGCCGATGCGGCAGCCTGGGAACAATTCACGGTGAATGAAGCCAGGCGGATCATGAAGTTGCACGGCATCCCGGAAAACGGGGGCATCCCGGCTTTGAAAAAGGCACTGGGCTACCGCATGTACGCCCTGCTCAACCGCCAGGAAATCGTTGATGTGAACGAAAACCGGATCATTTTCCGCATGAATGACTGCCGGGTGCAATCCGCCCGCAAAAGAAAAAACCTGCCCGACTTCCCCTGCAAAACTGTCGGGCTGGTGGAGTATGCCGGCTTTGCCCGGGCCATCGACCCGCGCATAAAAACCCGCTGCATCTGCTGCCCGCCCGATGAACACCCGGAAGAATATTACTGCGCCTGGGAATTCTGGATTGATTGA
- the thiC gene encoding phosphomethylpyrimidine synthase ThiC, with protein sequence MPTQMARALAGEITPEMKRVAGREGVDPEFVRRGVAEGTIVIPRNRRRKNIDPVGIGTGLRVKVSASVGLAGEGDTIEGEVAKVRAAVEAGTDAIMDLSVCGDIDGARRAVLAATTTPVGTLPVYQALAEAREKYGAAVKMKVDEMFEVIERQAADGVDFLALHCATTWQTLRAAKKHRRVDYLVSHGGSHLMGWMIYNQQENPLYEHFDRLLEICRRYDVTLSLADGWRPGCLADSLDAAQVQELVVLGELVARARQQQVQVMVKGPGHVPLGHLKATVQLEKQLCHGAPYFVFGPVVTDIAPGYDHITAAIGGALAAWAGAEFLCYVTAAEHLGLPDVEQVREGVVAARIAAHAADVAREPRSAQWDLEMSRARKALDWDRQIELALDPGRAGALRRERSRGSHRTCAMCGRYCAMQVVGEYLGKEQGVC encoded by the coding sequence ATGCCGACGCAAATGGCCAGGGCCCTGGCCGGAGAGATTACCCCCGAGATGAAAAGGGTGGCCGGGCGGGAGGGGGTGGACCCGGAGTTCGTCCGCCGGGGAGTGGCGGAAGGCACCATTGTCATTCCCCGCAACCGCAGGAGAAAGAACATCGATCCCGTGGGCATCGGAACAGGACTTCGGGTGAAGGTAAGCGCCAGCGTGGGCCTGGCGGGGGAAGGGGACACCATCGAGGGCGAGGTGGCCAAGGTGCGTGCCGCCGTGGAGGCCGGGACGGACGCCATCATGGATTTGAGCGTGTGCGGGGATATTGACGGTGCCCGGCGGGCCGTGCTGGCGGCAACGACCACGCCCGTGGGCACCCTGCCCGTGTACCAGGCCCTGGCCGAGGCCCGGGAGAAGTACGGGGCGGCGGTAAAAATGAAGGTGGACGAAATGTTCGAGGTAATCGAGCGGCAGGCCGCCGACGGGGTGGATTTTCTGGCCCTGCACTGCGCCACCACCTGGCAGACCCTGCGGGCGGCAAAGAAACACCGCCGGGTCGATTACCTGGTCAGTCACGGGGGCAGCCACTTAATGGGCTGGATGATTTACAATCAGCAGGAGAATCCCCTATACGAGCATTTCGACCGGCTGCTGGAGATCTGCCGCCGCTACGATGTTACCTTGAGCCTGGCCGACGGGTGGCGCCCCGGCTGCCTGGCCGATTCCCTGGACGCGGCCCAGGTGCAGGAACTGGTGGTGCTGGGGGAACTGGTGGCCCGGGCCCGGCAACAGCAGGTGCAGGTGATGGTCAAAGGGCCGGGGCACGTCCCCCTGGGGCACCTGAAGGCCACCGTGCAGCTGGAAAAGCAGCTCTGCCACGGGGCGCCCTATTTTGTCTTCGGCCCGGTGGTTACGGACATCGCTCCGGGATACGACCATATTACGGCGGCCATCGGCGGGGCCCTTGCGGCCTGGGCCGGGGCGGAATTTCTCTGTTATGTCACCGCCGCGGAGCACCTGGGACTGCCCGATGTGGAACAGGTGCGGGAAGGGGTCGTTGCCGCCCGTATTGCCGCCCATGCAGCCGACGTGGCCAGGGAGCCCCGGTCGGCGCAGTGGGACCTGGAAATGTCCCGGGCACGCAAGGCCCTGGACTGGGACAGGCAAATCGAACTGGCCCTCGACCCCGGCCGGGCCGGTGCCCTTCGCCGGGAGCGCAGCCGCGGCTCACACCGGACATGTGCCATGTGCGGCAGGTACTGCGCCATGCAGGTGGTAGGGGAATATCTGGGCAAAGAGCAGGGGGTGTGTTAG
- the bzaB gene encoding B12 lower ligand biosynthesis ThiC-like protein BzaB, translating to MTQLLAARKGFITPEMEEVARQEGVDPEFIRAGVAAGTIVIPKNRLRKGIRTCAIGRGLRTKVNALIGTSSDRDDPEMEARKIEVAISAGADAIMDLSTGGDIDGMRRVSLERATVPVGSVPIYQAGIEAIEKRGGIVAMTPVDMFEAIEKQAAAGIDFMAIHCALNFEVVERLQKTGRVTDIVSRGGAFLTGWMLHNRKENPLYEEFDRVLDILREYDVTLSLGDAIRPGCIADSLDGAQIQGLLVAGELVARAREKGVQVMVEGPGHVPIHHVETTMLLQKQLCHQAPYFVLGTLAIDVAPGYDHITAAIGGALAGASGADFICYVTPAEHLGLPTEEDVRVGVMAARIAAHAADIAKGVKGAWEWDLKMARARASLDREAVAGLAIDPALVRCYLEKEKGEPCSACGDECALRLVSEYFQQ from the coding sequence ATGACCCAGTTGTTGGCGGCCAGGAAGGGCTTTATTACGCCGGAGATGGAGGAGGTGGCCCGGCAGGAGGGAGTGGACCCGGAATTTATCCGGGCCGGGGTGGCCGCCGGTACCATCGTCATCCCGAAAAACAGGTTGCGGAAAGGAATCCGGACCTGCGCCATCGGGCGGGGCCTGCGGACCAAGGTAAATGCCCTCATTGGCACCTCCAGCGACCGGGACGACCCGGAAATGGAGGCCCGTAAAATCGAGGTGGCCATTTCCGCCGGGGCTGATGCCATTATGGATCTCTCCACCGGGGGGGACATCGACGGCATGCGCCGCGTTAGCCTGGAAAGGGCCACGGTTCCCGTGGGAAGCGTGCCCATCTACCAGGCGGGCATTGAGGCCATCGAGAAGAGGGGCGGCATTGTGGCCATGACCCCGGTGGACATGTTTGAAGCCATAGAAAAGCAGGCGGCCGCGGGCATTGATTTCATGGCCATTCACTGCGCCCTGAATTTTGAAGTGGTCGAGCGCCTCCAGAAAACCGGCCGGGTGACGGATATTGTCAGCCGGGGCGGTGCCTTCCTCACCGGCTGGATGCTGCACAACAGGAAGGAAAATCCCCTTTATGAGGAGTTCGACCGGGTGCTGGACATCCTGCGGGAGTACGACGTCACCTTGAGCCTGGGCGATGCCATCCGCCCCGGGTGCATTGCCGATTCCCTGGACGGCGCCCAGATCCAGGGCCTGCTGGTGGCCGGGGAGCTTGTGGCCCGGGCCAGGGAAAAGGGGGTGCAGGTGATGGTGGAAGGGCCGGGGCACGTGCCCATCCATCACGTGGAAACCACCATGCTTTTGCAAAAACAGCTCTGCCACCAGGCTCCCTATTTTGTCCTGGGCACCCTGGCCATTGACGTGGCGCCGGGGTACGACCACATCACCGCGGCCATCGGCGGCGCCCTGGCCGGGGCTTCCGGGGCGGACTTCATCTGCTACGTCACGCCGGCGGAGCACCTGGGCCTGCCCACGGAAGAGGACGTGCGCGTGGGGGTGATGGCCGCCCGCATTGCCGCCCACGCTGCCGACATTGCCAAAGGTGTAAAAGGCGCCTGGGAGTGGGATTTAAAAATGGCCCGGGCCCGGGCTTCCCTGGACCGGGAGGCCGTGGCCGGCCTGGCTATCGACCCGGCCCTGGTGCGCTGTTACCTTGAGAAAGAAAAAGGGGAACCTTGCAGCGCCTGCGGGGATGAATGCGCCCTGCGGCTGGTCTCGGAGTATTTTCAGCAGTGA
- a CDS encoding methyltransferase, translating into MKLRTLLAAAAAAGSTGGARRMYTGETRFSPSGWYIMDICRGHWAAQVLFTAVDLGLFDILARGAQTPARVAAALGTHPEATARLLVALEGLGLVKREGEFYRNAPLAGRHLVRGGDAYLGHAVHHFANLAEGWSRLGEAVRTGRPVGFEAVERANYEERLRDYILAMGDQARLKADRLAAALDLSGCERILDLGGGPGVHTVALLKKEPRARATILDLAPTLKITRELIEAAGMMERVELCAGDFTRDELGEGVYDLVLASNVVHIYDAATNRQIMDRVFRALRPGGQVVIHDYVLAEEPSLEAALFDLNMLVGTLTGRVYGVQEMGSWLEDAGFVDVTYHPLTPGSGLLKGRKWNDK; encoded by the coding sequence GTGAAGTTAAGAACCCTGCTGGCTGCTGCGGCTGCTGCCGGTTCTACCGGAGGTGCCAGGCGGATGTATACCGGTGAAACGCGTTTTTCCCCCAGTGGCTGGTATATAATGGACATCTGCCGCGGCCACTGGGCGGCTCAGGTGCTTTTTACTGCCGTGGACCTGGGCCTTTTCGACATCCTGGCCCGGGGCGCCCAAACTCCCGCCCGGGTGGCCGCGGCCCTGGGCACCCACCCGGAAGCCACCGCCCGCCTGCTGGTTGCCCTGGAGGGGCTGGGGCTGGTGAAAAGGGAGGGCGAGTTTTACCGCAACGCTCCCCTGGCCGGCCGCCACCTGGTACGGGGAGGGGACGCCTACCTGGGCCATGCAGTGCACCACTTTGCCAACCTGGCCGAGGGTTGGTCCCGGCTGGGCGAGGCCGTGCGCACCGGCCGCCCGGTGGGTTTCGAGGCCGTGGAACGGGCGAACTATGAAGAGCGCCTGCGGGACTACATCCTGGCCATGGGGGACCAGGCCCGGCTCAAGGCGGATCGACTGGCCGCCGCCCTGGATTTAAGCGGTTGTGAACGCATACTGGATTTGGGCGGCGGGCCCGGGGTGCATACCGTTGCCCTGTTGAAGAAAGAGCCCCGGGCACGGGCCACCATCCTGGACCTGGCCCCCACCCTGAAGATCACCCGGGAATTGATAGAAGCGGCGGGGATGATGGAGCGGGTGGAGCTATGTGCCGGGGATTTCACCAGGGACGAACTGGGTGAAGGGGTTTACGACCTGGTGCTGGCCTCCAATGTGGTGCACATTTATGACGCTGCTACCAACCGGCAAATCATGGACCGGGTCTTCCGGGCCCTGCGCCCGGGCGGGCAGGTGGTGATCCACGATTACGTCCTGGCTGAAGAGCCCTCCCTGGAAGCCGCCCTCTTTGACCTGAACATGCTGGTGGGCACCCTTACCGGCCGGGTGTACGGCGTTCAGGAAATGGGCAGCTGGCTGGAGGACGCCGGTTTTGTGGATGTGACTTACCACCCCCTGACCCCAGGCAGCGGGTTGTTAAAGGGGAGAAAATGGAATGACAAATAG
- a CDS encoding DUF2284 domain-containing protein, with protein sequence MTGTFNNRGGPVAGPAEAVALDDLVEHLCRVAREAGATETRVIDVKTVTVAPWVRWKCQYGCPGYGRSLTCPPFSPRPGETEKVLDCYRTGLLFLAPTSWLVRYLAAHLEHLAFRAGYYRAFGLGAGPCGLCEECNTGGACRRPGEARPSLEACGIDVFQTARNNGLNLTPAREPGEPCPRVGLVLLE encoded by the coding sequence TTGACAGGAACTTTTAACAACAGGGGCGGGCCCGTTGCCGGGCCGGCTGAAGCCGTGGCCCTGGATGATCTGGTGGAGCATCTTTGCCGGGTGGCCCGGGAAGCCGGGGCAACGGAAACCAGGGTAATAGATGTCAAAACGGTCACCGTGGCCCCCTGGGTGCGCTGGAAATGCCAGTACGGCTGCCCCGGCTACGGCAGGAGCCTTACCTGCCCTCCCTTCAGCCCCCGGCCCGGGGAGACGGAAAAAGTGCTGGACTGTTACCGTACGGGCCTTCTCTTTCTGGCCCCGACATCCTGGCTGGTGCGCTACCTGGCCGCCCACCTGGAGCACCTTGCCTTCCGGGCCGGTTATTACAGGGCTTTCGGGCTGGGGGCGGGGCCGTGCGGCCTGTGTGAGGAGTGCAATACCGGGGGGGCGTGCCGCCGTCCCGGGGAGGCCCGCCCTTCCCTGGAGGCCTGCGGTATAGATGTGTTCCAGACGGCACGCAACAACGGCCTGAATCTAACCCCGGCCCGGGAACCGGGAGAACCCTGCCCCCGGGTGGGCCTCGTGCTGCTGGAGTAA